In Microbulbifer celer, a single window of DNA contains:
- a CDS encoding YfgM family protein: MADHLTEEEQIESIKRWWKENGTGIVTGIVLALAGYFGWQWWQGKERSDAEAASNLYQGFVEAVSANEGKPDNKQLTTANSLARDLKEDYAKRIYASQAALQLAALAAEKNDLETAAKELQWAVDNTGEDAIKYVAKRRLAAVKAARGESKAALALLEGDVPQAFAALYAETRGDILVQQGDKDAARAAYQEARAQLLPEQASNGRLLELKLESLGEAEPSAEVEESSAEVEQPSAEEASSNQKDAQ; the protein is encoded by the coding sequence ATGGCTGACCATTTGACCGAAGAAGAACAGATCGAATCGATCAAGCGTTGGTGGAAAGAAAATGGTACCGGCATCGTCACCGGTATCGTACTGGCGCTGGCCGGCTATTTTGGCTGGCAGTGGTGGCAGGGCAAGGAGCGCAGCGATGCAGAAGCGGCCTCTAACCTGTATCAGGGCTTTGTAGAAGCGGTTTCTGCCAATGAAGGCAAGCCGGACAACAAACAGCTCACCACCGCCAATTCCCTGGCGCGGGATCTGAAAGAAGACTACGCCAAGCGTATTTATGCCAGCCAGGCAGCGCTGCAACTGGCAGCACTGGCAGCAGAAAAGAACGATCTGGAGACCGCCGCGAAAGAATTGCAGTGGGCTGTGGATAATACCGGCGAAGACGCGATCAAATACGTCGCCAAGCGCCGTCTAGCGGCCGTAAAAGCCGCCCGCGGAGAAAGCAAAGCGGCGCTGGCGCTGCTGGAGGGGGACGTTCCCCAGGCCTTCGCCGCGCTCTATGCAGAAACCCGCGGTGACATTCTGGTACAGCAGGGCGACAAAGACGCCGCCCGCGCCGCCTACCAGGAAGCCCGCGCACAGCTGCTGCCGGAGCAGGCATCCAATGGCCGCCTGCTGGAGCTGAAGCTGGAAAGCCTCGGTGAAGCAGAGCCCTCAGCGGAGGTAGAAGAATCCTCAGCGGAGGTAGAACAGCCCTCAGCGGAAGAAGCATCATCTAATCAGAAGGACGCGCAATGA
- the bamB gene encoding outer membrane protein assembly factor BamB, translating into MIFSQQALNRIAHLAMVSAFALGLGACASNDEKEDTDPVELVEITESVKLREVWSRNIGDIDALRYAMLKPAIIDGKVIAANSEGEVFAFDRATGKRLWETELDQSISGGVGVGNGLAVVADYRGRVVALNLVDGSQRWQTQLGGEVVATPAVGSGMVVIQTVDGKLLGLDANSGEQQWRHKTVLPVLTLRGTSSPVITAGVVYAGLDNGKLIALSASDGLSRWEQRVAMPQGSAELERVVDIDGAPVVRGELVFAASYQGRVVALSREDGRGLWARDASTYHNVAVGAGAVFLSGADGAVHAYNVGNGQIQWNNNQLLRRELSAPAYFGDVVVVGDLEGYLHAMDPTTGQFVGRTRVDRDPIRIPLLADGDLLFALSDDGELVALRLER; encoded by the coding sequence ATGATTTTTAGCCAACAGGCGTTAAACCGGATTGCACACCTGGCCATGGTATCGGCATTTGCCCTCGGCCTGGGTGCCTGTGCCTCCAATGACGAGAAGGAAGATACCGACCCGGTTGAGCTGGTGGAAATCACCGAGAGCGTAAAATTGCGGGAAGTCTGGTCGCGCAATATCGGCGATATCGACGCCCTGCGTTACGCCATGCTCAAGCCGGCCATTATCGACGGCAAGGTAATTGCCGCTAACAGTGAAGGTGAGGTATTCGCCTTTGACCGCGCAACCGGTAAACGCCTGTGGGAAACCGAACTCGATCAGTCCATCAGTGGCGGTGTCGGTGTCGGCAACGGTCTCGCCGTGGTTGCAGACTATCGCGGGCGCGTGGTTGCCCTGAATCTGGTGGACGGCAGCCAGCGTTGGCAGACCCAACTGGGCGGCGAAGTAGTCGCCACCCCGGCAGTGGGTTCCGGCATGGTGGTGATCCAGACGGTAGACGGCAAACTGCTGGGGCTGGATGCAAATTCCGGTGAACAACAGTGGCGCCATAAAACGGTACTGCCGGTGCTGACCCTGCGGGGTACTTCCAGCCCGGTCATTACCGCCGGCGTCGTGTATGCCGGTCTGGACAACGGCAAGCTGATTGCCTTGAGCGCCAGCGATGGCCTGTCCCGTTGGGAGCAGCGTGTAGCCATGCCCCAGGGTTCTGCGGAACTGGAGCGGGTAGTGGATATCGACGGTGCACCAGTGGTGCGCGGTGAACTGGTATTTGCCGCCAGTTATCAGGGGCGCGTGGTTGCGCTATCCCGGGAAGATGGTCGCGGCCTCTGGGCCCGTGACGCCTCCACCTACCACAATGTGGCGGTGGGTGCCGGTGCGGTCTTCCTGAGCGGCGCCGACGGCGCGGTACACGCCTACAATGTGGGTAATGGGCAGATTCAGTGGAACAACAATCAGCTGCTGCGACGCGAATTGAGCGCCCCGGCCTATTTTGGTGATGTAGTGGTTGTGGGTGACCTGGAGGGTTATCTGCACGCGATGGATCCGACCACAGGCCAGTTCGTCGGCCGCACCCGTGTCGACCGCGACCCGATCCGCATCCCGCTGCTCGCCGATGGCGACCTGCTGTTTGCCCTGTCGGACGACGGCGAGCTGGTGGCCCTGCGCCTGGAGCGCTGA
- the der gene encoding ribosome biogenesis GTPase Der, with translation MLPVIALVGRPNVGKSTLFNRLTKSRDALVANYAGLTRDRKYGEAEFDGRKMILVDTGGISGDEAGIDAAMAQQSMQAIEEADFVLFLVDCRAGLTPADEMIATNLRTRSKPTLLVANKVDGVNPDIALAPFYELGIGELFPTTATHGRGVRSLMERLVEGLPPVEEEEQDEATGIKIGIVGRPNVGKSTLVNRLLGEERVVVYDQPGTTRDSVYINYTRDEKPYTIIDTAGVRRRKNVRESVEKFSIVKTLQAVEDANVVVLVIDASEGLVDQDLHLMGSVIQAGRALVVALNKWDGLDPDHRDFVKTELERRLRFVDFADIHFISALHGTGVGNLYKSIEDAYQSATDKLSTNHLTRILQWAVSEHQPPLVNGHRIKLRYAHAGGQNPPVIVIHGNQTDQVPSHYVRYLEKTFRKALELHGTPVKIEFRSGDNPYAGKKNKLSDRQKAKKRRLMKFVKKKK, from the coding sequence ATGTTGCCTGTAATTGCCCTGGTAGGGCGCCCTAATGTGGGTAAATCCACCCTCTTCAATCGACTCACCAAGAGCCGCGACGCCCTTGTGGCCAACTACGCCGGCCTGACCCGTGACCGCAAATACGGTGAAGCGGAGTTCGATGGCCGCAAAATGATCCTGGTGGACACCGGCGGGATCAGCGGTGACGAAGCCGGCATCGACGCAGCCATGGCACAGCAATCCATGCAGGCCATTGAAGAAGCAGATTTTGTCCTGTTCCTGGTGGATTGCCGCGCGGGGCTTACCCCGGCGGATGAAATGATCGCGACAAACCTGCGCACCCGTTCCAAGCCGACCCTGCTGGTGGCGAATAAAGTGGACGGGGTAAACCCGGATATCGCCTTGGCTCCGTTCTATGAGTTGGGTATTGGCGAGTTATTTCCCACCACCGCCACCCATGGTCGCGGCGTGCGTTCCCTGATGGAGCGCCTGGTAGAAGGCCTGCCGCCGGTTGAAGAGGAAGAGCAGGACGAAGCCACCGGCATCAAAATCGGCATCGTCGGCCGTCCCAACGTGGGCAAATCCACCCTGGTGAACCGCCTGCTGGGGGAAGAGCGCGTGGTGGTCTACGATCAGCCCGGCACTACCCGCGACAGTGTGTATATCAACTATACCCGCGACGAAAAGCCCTACACCATTATCGACACCGCCGGCGTCCGCCGTCGCAAAAACGTCCGCGAATCCGTGGAGAAGTTCTCCATCGTCAAAACCCTGCAGGCGGTGGAAGATGCCAATGTGGTGGTACTGGTGATCGACGCCAGCGAAGGCCTGGTGGACCAGGACTTGCACCTTATGGGCAGCGTTATCCAGGCCGGCCGCGCATTGGTGGTGGCCCTGAACAAATGGGACGGCCTCGACCCGGATCACCGCGACTTCGTAAAAACCGAACTCGAACGCCGCCTGCGCTTTGTCGACTTCGCCGATATCCACTTTATCTCCGCCCTGCACGGCACCGGCGTCGGCAACCTGTACAAGTCCATCGAAGATGCGTATCAGTCGGCCACCGACAAACTCTCCACCAATCACCTCACGCGGATTCTGCAGTGGGCGGTGAGCGAGCACCAACCGCCGCTGGTCAACGGCCACCGCATCAAACTGCGCTACGCCCACGCCGGCGGTCAGAACCCGCCGGTAATCGTGATTCACGGCAACCAGACCGACCAGGTACCGAGCCATTACGTGCGTTACCTGGAAAAAACCTTCCGCAAGGCTCTGGAACTGCACGGCACCCCGGTCAAGATCGAGTTCCGCAGCGGTGACAATCCTTACGCCGGCAAGAAAAACAAACTCTCTGATCGTCAGAAAGCAAAAAAACGCCGCCTGATGAAGTTTGTGAAGAAGAAAAAATAA
- a CDS encoding NAD-dependent succinate-semialdehyde dehydrogenase: MLNLKNPDLLRKQSYINGQWVDADSGNTLDVTNPATGETVATIASCGADETRRAIEAANEAWPAWRDLTVKERSKILRDWYNLIIDNADDLAAILTAEQGKPLKEARTEIVYGANYLEWFAEEAKRAYGDVIAPPSNDKRIVVIKQPVGVTASITPWNFPSAMIARKVAPALAAGCPFIAKPASETPLSALAMAVLAEEAGVPKGVFNVVVGKSSREIGKEMTGNPLVRKFTFTGSTAVGKQLQAQCAETIKKTSMELGGNAPFIVFDDADIDEAVKGAIVCKYRNAGQTCVCANRILVQEGIYDEFAKKFAAAVSELKMGNGTEEGVEVGPMINAAAVEDVKALVEDATSKGAKNLNDGGPSDMGECFYTPTVLTGVDDTMKLFKEEIFGPVAPLYKFSTDEEAIRMANDTEFGLASYFYSRDIGRVWRVAEGLEYGMVGINEGIISNEMAPFGGIKESGSGREGSKYGIDDYLEIKYLCMGGI, encoded by the coding sequence ATGCTAAACCTCAAAAATCCCGATCTGCTGCGCAAACAGTCCTACATCAACGGCCAGTGGGTCGATGCCGACAGCGGCAACACCCTCGATGTCACCAACCCCGCTACCGGCGAAACCGTCGCCACCATCGCAAGCTGTGGGGCCGATGAAACCCGTCGCGCCATTGAAGCCGCCAACGAAGCCTGGCCCGCCTGGCGCGACCTCACCGTCAAAGAGCGCTCGAAAATCCTGCGCGATTGGTACAACCTCATCATCGACAACGCCGATGACCTCGCCGCCATCCTCACCGCCGAACAGGGCAAACCGCTCAAGGAAGCCAGAACCGAAATCGTCTACGGTGCCAACTATCTCGAGTGGTTTGCCGAAGAAGCCAAACGGGCCTACGGCGACGTCATCGCACCGCCATCCAACGACAAGCGCATCGTCGTCATCAAGCAGCCCGTCGGCGTTACCGCCTCCATTACCCCGTGGAATTTCCCCAGCGCCATGATCGCGCGCAAGGTCGCCCCGGCACTGGCGGCAGGCTGTCCCTTCATTGCCAAGCCCGCCTCGGAAACCCCGCTCTCGGCACTTGCCATGGCGGTCCTGGCGGAAGAGGCCGGCGTACCCAAAGGCGTGTTCAACGTCGTGGTGGGTAAAAGCTCGCGGGAAATCGGCAAAGAAATGACCGGCAACCCGCTGGTGCGCAAGTTCACCTTTACCGGCTCCACCGCCGTGGGCAAACAGCTGCAGGCCCAGTGTGCAGAGACCATCAAGAAAACCTCCATGGAGCTCGGCGGCAACGCGCCGTTTATCGTGTTCGACGATGCGGATATCGACGAAGCCGTCAAAGGCGCCATCGTGTGCAAATACCGCAATGCCGGTCAGACCTGTGTGTGCGCCAACCGTATCCTTGTGCAGGAAGGCATCTACGACGAGTTCGCGAAAAAATTCGCCGCCGCCGTCAGTGAACTGAAAATGGGCAACGGCACGGAAGAGGGCGTGGAAGTCGGCCCCATGATCAACGCGGCCGCAGTCGAGGATGTGAAGGCCCTGGTGGAAGACGCCACCAGCAAAGGTGCCAAAAACCTTAATGACGGTGGCCCCAGCGACATGGGTGAGTGCTTCTATACCCCGACGGTATTGACCGGCGTGGATGACACCATGAAACTGTTCAAGGAAGAGATCTTCGGCCCGGTCGCGCCGCTGTATAAATTCAGTACGGATGAAGAAGCCATCCGCATGGCCAACGACACCGAATTCGGTCTCGCCTCCTATTTCTACTCCCGCGATATCGGCCGCGTCTGGCGCGTCGCCGAGGGGTTGGAGTACGGCATGGTCGGCATCAACGAAGGCATCATCTCCAACGAAATGGCCCCCTTCGGCGGCATCAAAGAATCCGGCAGCGGCCGCGAAGGCTCCAAGTATGGCATCGATGATTACCTGGAGATCAAATACCTCTGTATGGGTGGCATTTGA
- the tsaA gene encoding tRNA (N6-threonylcarbamoyladenosine(37)-N6)-methyltransferase TrmO, producing MNAPLNITPIATTHSCYGEKFGIPRQPQLADASRASIELLPPYNTPDAVAGLEQHSHLWITFQFHQVAGQWSAKVRPPRLGGNKKLGVFATRSPFRPNNIGLSAVRLIEVRTSPKVELIIGGADLVDGTPVLDIKPYIPYADALTTATSELAEQAPPAARVHIPEDILSKAQAYRDEWGTDLPRLIQQVLAQDPKPAYQKPDPERIYGMALCGFNLQWRYTEGEGGEGKSGEHIEVIGLEALERESTL from the coding sequence TTGAACGCACCGTTGAACATCACCCCGATCGCCACCACCCACTCCTGCTACGGCGAAAAATTCGGCATCCCCCGCCAGCCTCAGCTGGCGGATGCCAGCCGTGCCAGCATCGAACTGCTGCCCCCGTACAACACCCCGGACGCCGTTGCCGGCCTCGAGCAACACTCCCACCTGTGGATCACCTTCCAGTTCCACCAGGTCGCCGGCCAGTGGTCCGCCAAAGTGCGCCCGCCGCGTCTCGGCGGCAATAAAAAGCTCGGCGTCTTCGCCACCCGCTCGCCGTTCAGGCCTAACAACATCGGTCTCTCCGCCGTGCGCCTGATTGAAGTGCGCACCAGCCCCAAAGTCGAACTCATCATCGGCGGCGCCGACCTGGTGGACGGCACCCCGGTACTGGATATCAAACCCTACATTCCCTACGCCGACGCCCTTACCACCGCAACCAGTGAGCTTGCCGAACAGGCACCACCTGCGGCCAGAGTGCATATCCCGGAGGATATCCTCAGCAAAGCCCAGGCGTATCGGGATGAGTGGGGCACCGACCTGCCCAGACTGATTCAGCAAGTACTCGCCCAGGACCCCAAACCGGCGTACCAGAAGCCGGACCCGGAACGTATCTACGGCATGGCCCTGTGTGGCTTTAACCTGCAGTGGCGGTATACGGAAGGAGAGGGCGGTGAAGGGAAAAGTGGGGAGCACATAGAGGTGATCGGACTGGAAGCACTCGAGCGGGAGAGCACCTTGTGA
- a CDS encoding protein disulfide oxidoreductase — MKRRAYSALKFVFFAVIIVSAVSWYQSRNIPRGEVPQLLTKSIAGDPIDLHTMAENGPVLIYFWATWCGYCRVVSPAVSDIARDHQVITVALQSGNADEVAAYQQQHNLNFTTLNDPSGQLSNSWGLQVTPTVLIVDREGKVSWVTSGLTSKWGMLVRLWMAD, encoded by the coding sequence GTGAAACGGCGCGCGTATTCCGCACTCAAGTTCGTCTTTTTCGCGGTGATCATTGTTTCCGCCGTATCCTGGTACCAGAGCCGCAATATTCCCCGCGGTGAGGTCCCGCAGCTGCTGACAAAAAGCATCGCCGGCGATCCAATCGACCTGCACACCATGGCCGAAAACGGCCCCGTGCTGATCTACTTCTGGGCCACCTGGTGCGGCTACTGCCGCGTCGTCTCCCCCGCAGTGTCAGACATCGCCCGCGATCACCAGGTCATCACCGTCGCCCTGCAATCCGGCAACGCAGACGAAGTGGCCGCTTACCAGCAACAGCATAACCTCAACTTCACCACCCTCAACGACCCCTCCGGCCAACTCAGCAACAGCTGGGGCCTGCAGGTCACACCGACGGTATTGATTGTGGATAGGGAAGGAAAAGTAAGTTGGGTAACCTCAGGCCTGACGTCCAAATGGGGGATGCTGGTAAGGCTTTGGATGGCGGACTGA
- a CDS encoding DNA gyrase inhibitor YacG translates to MPNQTKIIATSDRPTSHRLILNCPICQKITEWSPENRFRPFCSERCKLIDLGGVGQ, encoded by the coding sequence CTGCCGAATCAAACAAAGATCATTGCTACCTCTGACCGCCCTACGTCCCATCGCCTAATACTCAATTGCCCTATCTGCCAAAAAATTACCGAGTGGAGCCCGGAGAACCGGTTCCGCCCGTTCTGTAGTGAGCGCTGCAAACTGATTGACCTGGGGGGAGTGGGCCAGTGA
- a CDS encoding helix-turn-helix domain-containing protein, with product MSDILKALHETAEGLHKAGGLKQATMREIDALCLPEIKDYSAVQIKRIRTRNKASQAVFVAYLNTSLSTIQKWETGQKHPNGPSLKLLNIVNRKGIEALA from the coding sequence ATGAGTGACATTCTTAAGGCCCTACATGAGACTGCGGAAGGTCTGCACAAAGCTGGTGGCTTGAAACAGGCCACTATGCGCGAAATTGATGCACTCTGCCTGCCTGAGATCAAGGATTACAGTGCGGTACAAATCAAACGCATACGTACCCGTAACAAAGCCAGCCAGGCCGTATTCGTCGCGTATCTGAATACCAGTCTTTCAACCATCCAGAAGTGGGAAACCGGGCAAAAGCATCCGAATGGCCCGTCGCTGAAGCTTTTGAACATCGTAAACCGGAAAGGGATTGAGGCTCTAGCCTAA
- a CDS encoding type II toxin-antitoxin system RelE family toxin, with product MAKYKIAFKKSVAKDLRAIPKRDVARILKRIEQLAEDPRGEGCIKLTGSEHYRVRQGSYRIVYEIIDDRLVVTVIRVGHRSGVYR from the coding sequence ATGGCAAAATATAAGATTGCGTTTAAGAAATCCGTTGCGAAGGATTTACGTGCTATCCCCAAAAGGGATGTTGCGCGGATTCTCAAGCGTATTGAGCAGCTGGCTGAAGATCCCCGCGGGGAGGGTTGTATCAAGCTGACCGGATCGGAGCATTACCGGGTGCGGCAGGGTTCTTATCGTATTGTTTACGAGATTATTGATGATCGGTTGGTGGTGACGGTGATTCGGGTTGGACACCGGTCGGGGGTTTATCGGTAG
- a CDS encoding ribbon-helix-helix domain-containing protein produces MSNLSKRSTVYFDPAIHQALKLRAATSHTSLSELVDEAVRLLMREDQEDLEAIRSRVEEPEMTYEALLDDLKQHGKI; encoded by the coding sequence GTGAGCAACCTTTCCAAACGTTCCACGGTCTATTTTGACCCCGCCATTCACCAGGCTTTGAAACTGCGCGCGGCCACTTCCCACACTTCGCTCTCTGAGTTGGTGGATGAGGCGGTGCGGTTGTTGATGCGTGAAGATCAGGAAGATCTGGAAGCGATCCGCTCACGGGTGGAAGAGCCCGAGATGACCTATGAGGCCCTGCTGGATGATCTGAAGCAGCATGGCAAAATATAA
- a CDS encoding P-loop NTPase family protein, whose translation MENQADSFDLDSSEIWLPHEQESRDGAKRISHEVEIWTSGWNFTGRPLLDGESLGRLLMQIDLVEARDQPVNSSLLQRRELARLAQDYCTDDYLGSYHKGHAEDRNPFDLTQYRWPDYLGPINSQWLDRNGGEWLYFEAQPLHQHGDSFYWLHSIGHQRCLRVRFLVERSIPNAGNPYREQRSPLDNYRQLMENIMDSMTVELSEAASIEKSNIHNADGDYPLPHCTEQLVKEAKHTLYMWSGAGYTDRTQPKQGGDHRAPKEDVAAFIYQRVQPRPLPGCLAIGQAFLSDNESGPTPSPQADAPKLSQNG comes from the coding sequence ATGGAAAATCAAGCGGACAGCTTTGATCTGGACAGCTCGGAAATATGGCTTCCCCACGAACAGGAAAGTCGGGACGGTGCCAAGCGTATCAGCCACGAGGTGGAAATCTGGACCAGCGGATGGAATTTTACCGGTCGCCCTTTGCTCGACGGAGAAAGCCTTGGTCGACTATTGATGCAAATCGATTTGGTGGAAGCACGAGATCAGCCAGTAAATAGTAGCCTACTCCAGCGCCGCGAACTTGCCCGGCTCGCCCAAGATTATTGTACCGATGACTATCTGGGCTCCTACCACAAAGGGCACGCCGAAGACCGCAATCCCTTTGACCTTACTCAATACCGGTGGCCCGATTACCTCGGCCCCATCAATAGCCAGTGGCTGGATCGTAATGGTGGCGAATGGCTTTATTTCGAGGCTCAACCCTTGCACCAGCACGGAGATAGTTTTTATTGGCTACACTCCATTGGCCACCAGCGCTGCCTGCGCGTGCGCTTTTTGGTCGAACGCTCCATCCCAAACGCTGGCAACCCCTACCGCGAACAACGGTCACCACTGGACAACTATCGCCAGCTGATGGAAAACATCATGGATTCCATGACAGTGGAACTTTCCGAAGCCGCCAGTATCGAGAAGTCCAATATCCACAACGCGGATGGTGACTATCCCTTGCCCCACTGCACCGAGCAGCTGGTAAAGGAGGCCAAGCACACCCTCTACATGTGGAGTGGGGCTGGTTATACCGATAGAACCCAACCCAAGCAAGGTGGAGACCACCGCGCCCCCAAGGAAGACGTGGCCGCATTTATCTACCAGCGCGTTCAACCCCGGCCGCTGCCCGGCTGTCTGGCCATCGGGCAGGCATTTTTATCCGACAACGAATCAGGCCCTACGCCATCCCCCCAGGCGGACGCCCCAAAACTTTCCCAGAACGGGTAA
- the yacG gene encoding DNA gyrase inhibitor YacG, with the protein MSDRPTLNCPTCQKIIEWSPENRFRPFCSERCKLIDLGEWASEGHKIPGQAVFDDVMSEELEASKTRH; encoded by the coding sequence ATGTCTGATCGCCCTACCCTCAATTGCCCTACCTGCCAGAAGATTATCGAGTGGAGCCCGGAGAACCGTTTCCGGCCGTTCTGCAGTGAGCGGTGCAAGCTGATTGACCTGGGAGAGTGGGCCAGTGAGGGGCACAAGATTCCCGGGCAGGCGGTGTTTGATGATGTGATGAGTGAGGAGTTGGAGGCTTCTAAGACTCGGCACTGA
- the coaE gene encoding dephospho-CoA kinase (Dephospho-CoA kinase (CoaE) performs the final step in coenzyme A biosynthesis.), whose protein sequence is MFTVGLTGGIGSGKSAAAARFRHHGVNVVDADRAARTVVEPGRPALVAIAEHFGAEVLLADGNLDRAALRKRVFDDPAERRWLEELTHPLIREEIVTALAASPQTHSAPYAILESPLLIESGQSALVQRICVVDLPELTQLERASMRDGNDPEQIRKIMAAQMPRAERCAKADDILDNDASLAELEAQVDKLHARYVVLASQYQSL, encoded by the coding sequence ATGTTTACGGTGGGTTTGACGGGCGGTATTGGCAGCGGTAAGTCTGCAGCAGCGGCGCGGTTTCGACACCATGGGGTGAATGTGGTGGATGCGGATCGGGCGGCGCGTACGGTGGTTGAGCCGGGGCGGCCGGCGTTGGTGGCGATTGCGGAGCATTTTGGCGCTGAGGTATTGCTGGCGGACGGGAACCTGGACCGGGCGGCGTTGCGCAAGCGGGTGTTTGATGACCCGGCAGAACGGCGCTGGCTGGAGGAGTTGACCCATCCGTTGATCCGCGAAGAGATTGTTACTGCGTTGGCGGCAAGCCCACAGACCCACTCGGCTCCGTATGCCATTCTGGAGTCACCGCTGTTGATTGAGTCTGGCCAGTCAGCGCTGGTGCAGCGGATCTGTGTGGTGGATCTGCCGGAGCTGACGCAGCTTGAGCGCGCCAGTATGCGCGATGGCAATGATCCGGAGCAGATCCGCAAGATCATGGCTGCGCAAATGCCGCGAGCGGAGCGGTGTGCAAAGGCAGACGATATTCTGGATAATGACGCTTCGCTGGCTGAGCTGGAAGCGCAGGTAGACAAGTTGCATGCGCGCTACGTGGTGCTGGCCTCCCAATATCAATCGTTGTAA
- a CDS encoding prepilin peptidase, producing the protein MTDQILSHQALLISSAFILGLLIGSFLNVVIHRLPIMMEREYQRDFYSYFEKAPPTEEQKQLGETFNLVLPHSHCPKCNRVIKPWQNIPIISYLLLRGKCGHCKTPISKRYPLVELVTGILTAVVVWQLGFTWQALAGVFFTWALVALTGIDFDKQLLPDNITLPLLWGGLLINIWGVFVPLQDAVVGAIVGYLSLWAVFHLFKLVTGKEGMGAGDFKILAAIGAWFGWQSVLLVIPLSAAVGALVGIIWTLISGRDKNLPIAFGPYLAGAAWIAMLWGEQIIGWYFRVSGLSG; encoded by the coding sequence ATGACAGATCAAATTCTATCTCACCAAGCGCTGCTAATAAGCAGCGCTTTTATTTTAGGCCTGCTAATCGGCAGCTTCCTCAACGTGGTTATCCACCGCCTCCCCATCATGATGGAGCGGGAGTACCAGCGGGATTTCTACAGCTATTTTGAAAAGGCACCGCCTACAGAAGAACAGAAGCAGCTGGGCGAGACCTTCAACCTGGTTCTCCCCCACTCCCACTGCCCCAAGTGCAATAGGGTGATCAAGCCCTGGCAGAATATTCCCATCATCAGCTACCTGCTGCTACGGGGTAAGTGCGGGCACTGTAAAACGCCAATCTCCAAGCGCTACCCGCTGGTTGAGCTGGTTACCGGTATCCTCACTGCGGTGGTGGTGTGGCAGCTGGGCTTTACCTGGCAGGCGCTGGCGGGGGTATTTTTTACCTGGGCGCTGGTGGCGTTGACGGGGATTGATTTTGACAAGCAGTTGCTGCCAGACAATATCACCCTGCCGCTGTTGTGGGGCGGGTTGCTGATCAATATCTGGGGGGTGTTTGTGCCCCTGCAGGATGCGGTGGTCGGGGCGATTGTTGGCTACCTGTCCCTGTGGGCTGTGTTCCACCTGTTCAAGCTGGTGACCGGTAAGGAAGGCATGGGCGCGGGGGATTTCAAGATTCTTGCGGCGATTGGCGCCTGGTTTGGGTGGCAGTCGGTGTTGTTGGTGATTCCGTTATCTGCGGCGGTTGGTGCGCTGGTGGGGATCATCTGGACGCTGATCTCCGGGCGAGATAAGAATCTGCCGATTGCGTTCGGGCCCTACCTGGCCGGGGCGGCGTGGATTGCGATGTTATGGGGTGAGCAGATTATTGGGTGGTATTTTCGGGTTTCTGGGTTGAGCGGTTGA